Proteins encoded within one genomic window of Macaca thibetana thibetana isolate TM-01 chromosome 3, ASM2454274v1, whole genome shotgun sequence:
- the ZNF800 gene encoding zinc finger protein 800 isoform X2 has protein sequence MPLRDKYCQTDHHHHGCCEPVYILEPGDPPLLQQPLQTSKSGIQQIIECFRSGTKQLKHILLKDVDTIFECKLCRSLFRGLPNLITHKKFYCPPSLQMDDNLPDVNDKQSQAINDLLEAIYPSVDKREYIIKLEPIETNQNAVFQYISRTDNPIEVTESSSTPEQTEVQIQEASTEQSKTVPVTDTEVETVEPPPVEIVTDEVAPTCDEQPQESQADLETSDNSDFGHQLICCLCRKEFNSRRGVRRHIRKVHKKKMEELKKYIETRKNPNQSSKGRSKNVLVPLSRSCPVCCKSFATKANVRRHFDEVHRGLRRDSITPDIATKPGQPLFLDSISPKKSFKTRKQKSSSKAEYNLTACKCLLCKRKYSSQIMLKRHMQIVHKITLSGTNSKREKGPNNTANSSEIKVKVEPADSVESSPPSITHSPQNELKGTNHSNEKKNTPAAQKNKVKQDSESPKSTSPSAAGGQQKTRKPKLSAGFDFKQLYCKLCKRQFTSKQNLTKHIELHTDGNNIYVKFYKCPLCTYETRRKRDVIRHITVVHKKSSRYLGKITASLEIRAIKKPIDFVLNKVAKRGPSRDEAKHSDSKHDGTSNSPSKKYEVADVGIEVKVTKNFSLHRCNKCGKAFAKKTYLEHHKKTHKANASNSPEGNKTKGRSTRSKALV, from the exons ATGCCTTTAAGGGACAAATACTGTCAGACTGACCACCATCATCACGGATGCTGTGAACCAG TTTATATCCTGGAACCTGGAGATCCTCCTTTGTTACAGCAACCACTACAGACATCCAAATCTGGTATTCAGCAAATAATTGAGTGCTTTCGATCAG gaACTAAACAACTtaagcatattttattaaaagatgtGGACACTATTTTTGAATGTAAGTTATGCCGCAGTCTCTTCAGAGGATTACCAAATTTAATTACCCATAAAAAATTCTACTGCCCACCAAGTCTCCAGATGGATGACA ACCTTCCTGATGTAAATGATAAACAAAGCCAAGCCATAAATGATCTCCTAGAAGCCATATATCCAAGTGTGGACAAACGAGAATATATTATTAAGCTAGAACCCATAGAAACTAATCAAAATGCAGTGTTTCAATATATTTCGAGGACTGATAATCCTATTGAAGTCACAGAGTCAAGCAGTACTCCTGAACAAACCGAAGTTCAAATACAGGAAGCTAGCACTGAACAGTCAAAAACAGTACCGGTTACAGATACAGAGGTGGAAACTGTAGAGCCCCCTCCTGTTGAGATTGTTACAGATGAAGTTGCACCTACATGTGATGAACAACCTCAGGAGTCGCAGGCTGACTTGGAAACTTCTGACAATTCTGATTTTGGTCACCAGTTGATATGTTGTCTTTGTAGAAAAGAATTCAATTCTAGACGAGGTGTTCGCCGTCACATTCGAAAAGTACACAAGAAAAAGATGGAAGAACTAAAAAAGTACATTGAAACACGAAAGAATCCAAACCAGTCCTCTAAAGGACGCAGTAAGAATGTTCTAGTTCCATTAAGTAGGAGTTGTCCAGTATGTTGTAAATCATTTGCTACAAAAGCGAATGTAAGGAGgcattttgatgaagttcatAGAGGACTAAGGAGGGATTCAATTACTCCTGATATAGCAACAAAGCCTGGGCAACCTTTGTTCCTGGATTCTATTTCTCCTAAAAAATCTTTTAAGACTCGAAAACAAAAGTCGTCTTCAAAGGCTGAATACAATTTAACTGCATGCAAATGCCTCCTTTGCAAGAGGAAATATAGTTCACAAATAATGCTTAAAAGACATATGCAAATTGTCCACAAGATAACTCTTTCTGGAACAAACTCTAAAAGAGAGAAAGGCCCTAATAATACTGCCAACAGttcagaaataaaagttaaagttgAACCAGCAGATTCTGTAGAATCTTCACCCCCTTCCATTACCCATTCTCCACAGAATGAATTAAAGGGAACAAATcattcaaatgaaaaaaagaacacaccggcagcacagaaaaataaagttaaacaagACTCTGAAAGCCCTAAATCAACTAGTCCGTCGGCTGCAGGTGGCCAGCAAAAAACCAGGAAACCAAAACTTTCAGCTGGCTTTGACTTTAAGCAACTTTACTGTAAACTTTGTAAACGTCAGTTTACTTCCAAACAGAACTTGACTAAACACATCGAGTTGCACACAGATGGAAATAACATTTATGTTAAATTCTACAAGTGTCCTCTTTGCACTTATGAAACTCGTCGGAAGCGCGATGTGATACGACATATAACTGTGGTTCATAAAAAGTCATCTCGTTATCTTGGGAAAATAACAGCCAGTTTAGAGATCAGAGCTATAAAAAAGCCTATTGATTTTGTTCTAAATAAAGTGGCAAAAAGAGGCCCTTCGAGGGACGAAGCAAAACATAGTGATTCAAAACATGATGGCACTTCTAACTCTCCTAGTAAAAAGTATGAAGTAGCTGACGTCGGTATTGAAGTAAAAGTCACAAAAAACTTTTCTCTTCACAGATGCAATAAATGTGGAAAGGCATTTGCCAAAAAGACTTATCTTGAACATCATAAGAAAACTCATAAGGCAAATGCTTCCAATTCACCTGaaggaaacaaaaccaaaggCCGAAGTACAAGATCTAAGGCTCTTGTCTG A
- the ZNF800 gene encoding zinc finger protein 800 isoform X1 — MPLRDKYCQTDHHHHGCCEPVYILEPGDPPLLQQPLQTSKSGIQQIIECFRSGTKQLKHILLKDVDTIFECKLCRSLFRGLPNLITHKKFYCPPSLQMDDNLPDVNDKQSQAINDLLEAIYPSVDKREYIIKLEPIETNQNAVFQYISRTDNPIEVTESSSTPEQTEVQIQEASTEQSKTVPVTDTEVETVEPPPVEIVTDEVAPTCDEQPQESQADLETSDNSDFGHQLICCLCRKEFNSRRGVRRHIRKVHKKKMEELKKYIETRKNPNQSSKGRSKNVLVPLSRSCPVCCKSFATKANVRRHFDEVHRGLRRDSITPDIATKPGQPLFLDSISPKKSFKTRKQKSSSKAEYNLTACKCLLCKRKYSSQIMLKRHMQIVHKITLSGTNSKREKGPNNTANSSEIKVKVEPADSVESSPPSITHSPQNELKGTNHSNEKKNTPAAQKNKVKQDSESPKSTSPSAAGGQQKTRKPKLSAGFDFKQLYCKLCKRQFTSKQNLTKHIELHTDGNNIYVKFYKCPLCTYETRRKRDVIRHITVVHKKSSRYLGKITASLEIRAIKKPIDFVLNKVAKRGPSRDEAKHSDSKHDGTSNSPSKKYEVADVGIEVKVTKNFSLHRCNKCGKAFAKKTYLEHHKKTHKANASNSPEGNKTKGRSTRSKALVW; from the exons ATGCCTTTAAGGGACAAATACTGTCAGACTGACCACCATCATCACGGATGCTGTGAACCAG TTTATATCCTGGAACCTGGAGATCCTCCTTTGTTACAGCAACCACTACAGACATCCAAATCTGGTATTCAGCAAATAATTGAGTGCTTTCGATCAG gaACTAAACAACTtaagcatattttattaaaagatgtGGACACTATTTTTGAATGTAAGTTATGCCGCAGTCTCTTCAGAGGATTACCAAATTTAATTACCCATAAAAAATTCTACTGCCCACCAAGTCTCCAGATGGATGACA ACCTTCCTGATGTAAATGATAAACAAAGCCAAGCCATAAATGATCTCCTAGAAGCCATATATCCAAGTGTGGACAAACGAGAATATATTATTAAGCTAGAACCCATAGAAACTAATCAAAATGCAGTGTTTCAATATATTTCGAGGACTGATAATCCTATTGAAGTCACAGAGTCAAGCAGTACTCCTGAACAAACCGAAGTTCAAATACAGGAAGCTAGCACTGAACAGTCAAAAACAGTACCGGTTACAGATACAGAGGTGGAAACTGTAGAGCCCCCTCCTGTTGAGATTGTTACAGATGAAGTTGCACCTACATGTGATGAACAACCTCAGGAGTCGCAGGCTGACTTGGAAACTTCTGACAATTCTGATTTTGGTCACCAGTTGATATGTTGTCTTTGTAGAAAAGAATTCAATTCTAGACGAGGTGTTCGCCGTCACATTCGAAAAGTACACAAGAAAAAGATGGAAGAACTAAAAAAGTACATTGAAACACGAAAGAATCCAAACCAGTCCTCTAAAGGACGCAGTAAGAATGTTCTAGTTCCATTAAGTAGGAGTTGTCCAGTATGTTGTAAATCATTTGCTACAAAAGCGAATGTAAGGAGgcattttgatgaagttcatAGAGGACTAAGGAGGGATTCAATTACTCCTGATATAGCAACAAAGCCTGGGCAACCTTTGTTCCTGGATTCTATTTCTCCTAAAAAATCTTTTAAGACTCGAAAACAAAAGTCGTCTTCAAAGGCTGAATACAATTTAACTGCATGCAAATGCCTCCTTTGCAAGAGGAAATATAGTTCACAAATAATGCTTAAAAGACATATGCAAATTGTCCACAAGATAACTCTTTCTGGAACAAACTCTAAAAGAGAGAAAGGCCCTAATAATACTGCCAACAGttcagaaataaaagttaaagttgAACCAGCAGATTCTGTAGAATCTTCACCCCCTTCCATTACCCATTCTCCACAGAATGAATTAAAGGGAACAAATcattcaaatgaaaaaaagaacacaccggcagcacagaaaaataaagttaaacaagACTCTGAAAGCCCTAAATCAACTAGTCCGTCGGCTGCAGGTGGCCAGCAAAAAACCAGGAAACCAAAACTTTCAGCTGGCTTTGACTTTAAGCAACTTTACTGTAAACTTTGTAAACGTCAGTTTACTTCCAAACAGAACTTGACTAAACACATCGAGTTGCACACAGATGGAAATAACATTTATGTTAAATTCTACAAGTGTCCTCTTTGCACTTATGAAACTCGTCGGAAGCGCGATGTGATACGACATATAACTGTGGTTCATAAAAAGTCATCTCGTTATCTTGGGAAAATAACAGCCAGTTTAGAGATCAGAGCTATAAAAAAGCCTATTGATTTTGTTCTAAATAAAGTGGCAAAAAGAGGCCCTTCGAGGGACGAAGCAAAACATAGTGATTCAAAACATGATGGCACTTCTAACTCTCCTAGTAAAAAGTATGAAGTAGCTGACGTCGGTATTGAAGTAAAAGTCACAAAAAACTTTTCTCTTCACAGATGCAATAAATGTGGAAAGGCATTTGCCAAAAAGACTTATCTTGAACATCATAAGAAAACTCATAAGGCAAATGCTTCCAATTCACCTGaaggaaacaaaaccaaaggCCGAAGTACAAGATCTAAGGCTCTTGTCTGGTGA